One genomic region from Bufo bufo chromosome 3, aBufBuf1.1, whole genome shotgun sequence encodes:
- the LOC120995615 gene encoding NF-kappa-B inhibitor zeta-like isoform X1 — translation MILERLIEDSTELLDQEWINSPMNLGYFYGGSPSSDTATSPSHSISSGPCSPTSDSEGSLSASWPRTKKAGQASAAGRPPKGSFQGVRVKNSVRELLTQMRNKTGQEIDDFQKCRSQDPYTELKNILSQKRANDFILDAPAAKKVCIYQSSSFLTPPSTPNPGEIMDDATKNEMSGDSALDLLSLINIKNESQPVSLNTVRVDWNMHTQGQYYQQAAQSFSPPQAFNGSSPQHTNDQYQIGVPQNVSPQCAGDYNTYTQSEDYQEILCSNDVFNSCSIDSYLSLIESTPAESVLPGFSLPADPPCNQFLNPNVAQPTPNVSPPASCHVEVNQTSPFQVGKSFFQWQIEQEEKKLANVSPEQLLSKDADGDTYLHIAVAQGRRALSYVIAQKMASVHMLDIKEHNNQSALQVAVAADQHLIVQDLVSLGAQVSTTDHWGRTPIHVCAEKGYSQVLQAIQKSAAAINQNLDVDVTNYDGLTPLHCAVIAHNAIVQRLQFGAPARDDLLMKNKAMVDTVKTLLQMGASVESRDRKSGRTALHLACEEANLELMSLFLELPNSLHFINAKTYNGNTALHVAASLQSRRAHVGAVRLLMRKGADPSARNLENEQPVHLVPDGAVGEEIRRVLKGKAMQQRSPSY, via the exons ATGATCCTGGAGCGATTAATCGAGGACTCCACGGAGTTACTGGATCAAGAGTGGATCAACAGCCCCATGAATCTTGGATACTTCTATGGCGGCTCTCCCAGCTCGGACACTGCGACCTCTCCTTCTCACTCCATCTCCTCTGGCCCCTGCTCCCCTACGTCTGACAGCGAGGGCAGCCTGAGCGCCTCCTGGCCCCGCACTAAGAAGG CTGGACAAGCCAGTGCGGCAGGACGTCCGCCAAAGGGAAGCTTTCAGGGGGTTCGAGTAAAGAATTCAGTGCGGGAGCTCCTTACCCAGATGAGAAATAAGACAGGCCAGGAAATAGATGATTTCCAG AAATGCAGAAGCCAAGATCCTTACactg aACTAAAGAACATATTGAGCCAGAAACGGGCCAATGATTTCATATTGGATGCACCAGCTGCAAAGAAAGTCTGCATCTACCAGTCCAGTTCTTTCTTG ACCCCACCAAGTACTCCAAACCCTGGTGAAATCATGGATGatgccacaaaaaatgagatGAGTGGAGACTCGGCCTTAGACCTGCTGAGTTTAATAAACATAAAGAATGAGTCCCAGCCGGTGTCCTTAAACACCGTACGAGTAGACTGGAACATGCATACACAAGGACAGTATTATCAGCAAGCAGCTCAGAGCTTCTCGCCTCCTCAGGCGTTCAATGGCTCGTCTCCACAGCATACAAATGATCAGTACCAGATTGGAGTCCCTCAGAATGTTTCTCCACAGTGTGCTGGAGACTATAACACTTACACTCAGTCTGAAGATTATCAAGAGATCCTTTGTTCCAATGATGTCTTTAACAGTTGCTCCATAGACAGCTACCTGTCTCTTATTGAATCCACCCCTGCCGAGTCAGTCCTTCCAGGCTTCAGCTTGCCTGCAGATCCTCCTTGCAATCAGTTTTTAAATCCTAATGTCGCCCAGCCAACTCCAAATGTTTCCCCGCCAGCATCGTGCCATGTAGAGGTCAATCAGACAAGCCCATTTCAGGTTGGAAAATCATTCTTTCAGTGGCAGATAGAACAAGAAGAAAAGAAACTGGCAAATGTGTCTCCTGAGCAACTTCTCTCTAAAGATGCAGATGGTGATAC atACCTCCACATTGCAGTTGCACAAGGAAGACGAGCCCTGTCTTATGTCATTGCACAGAAGATGGCTTCCGTCCATATGTTAGATATAAAAGAACATAACAATCAG AGTGCCTTGCAAGTAGCTGTAGCTGCCGACCAACACCTGATTGTTCAAGACTTGGTCAGCCTTGGAGCACAAGTCAGCACTACAGATCACTGGGGACGTACACCGATCCATGTGTGTGCTGAAAAAGGATACTCTCAAGTGCTGCAG GCAATCCAAAAAAGCGCAGCAGCTATCAATCAGAACCTGGATGTGGACGTGACTAATTATGATG gTCTGACACCATTGCATTGTGCTGTAATTGCTCACAATGCTATTGTTCAGAGACTGCAGTTTGGTGCACCTGCAAGAGATGATCTACTGATGAAGAATAAGGCCATGGTCGACACAGTTAAGACTCTTCTTCAAATGGGAGCTTCAGTAGAATCAAGA GATCGAAAAAGTGGAAGAACGGCCCTCCACTTAGCTTGTGAAGAAGCGAACCTTGAACTGATGAGTCTTTTCTTGGAGTTGCCAAACAGTTTGCATTTCATTAATGCTAAG ACCTACAATGGAAACACGGCATTACATGTTGCAGCAAGCCTACAGAGTAGAAGAGCCCATGTAGGGGCTGTACGACTGCTGATGAGGAAGGGGGCTGACCCTAGTGCTAGGAACCTAGAGAATGAGCAACCTGTGCACCTTGTTCCGGATGGAGCAGTAGGCGAAGAG ATTAGACGGGTTCTGAAAGGAAAAGCAATGCAGCAACGTTCACCGTCGTATTAG
- the LOC120995615 gene encoding NF-kappa-B inhibitor zeta-like isoform X2, which translates to MILERLIEDSTELLDQEWINSPMNLGYFYGGSPSSDTATSPSHSISSGPCSPTSDSEGSLSASWPRTKAGQASAAGRPPKGSFQGVRVKNSVRELLTQMRNKTGQEIDDFQKCRSQDPYTELKNILSQKRANDFILDAPAAKKVCIYQSSSFLTPPSTPNPGEIMDDATKNEMSGDSALDLLSLINIKNESQPVSLNTVRVDWNMHTQGQYYQQAAQSFSPPQAFNGSSPQHTNDQYQIGVPQNVSPQCAGDYNTYTQSEDYQEILCSNDVFNSCSIDSYLSLIESTPAESVLPGFSLPADPPCNQFLNPNVAQPTPNVSPPASCHVEVNQTSPFQVGKSFFQWQIEQEEKKLANVSPEQLLSKDADGDTYLHIAVAQGRRALSYVIAQKMASVHMLDIKEHNNQSALQVAVAADQHLIVQDLVSLGAQVSTTDHWGRTPIHVCAEKGYSQVLQAIQKSAAAINQNLDVDVTNYDGLTPLHCAVIAHNAIVQRLQFGAPARDDLLMKNKAMVDTVKTLLQMGASVESRDRKSGRTALHLACEEANLELMSLFLELPNSLHFINAKTYNGNTALHVAASLQSRRAHVGAVRLLMRKGADPSARNLENEQPVHLVPDGAVGEEIRRVLKGKAMQQRSPSY; encoded by the exons ATGATCCTGGAGCGATTAATCGAGGACTCCACGGAGTTACTGGATCAAGAGTGGATCAACAGCCCCATGAATCTTGGATACTTCTATGGCGGCTCTCCCAGCTCGGACACTGCGACCTCTCCTTCTCACTCCATCTCCTCTGGCCCCTGCTCCCCTACGTCTGACAGCGAGGGCAGCCTGAGCGCCTCCTGGCCCCGCACTAAG GCTGGACAAGCCAGTGCGGCAGGACGTCCGCCAAAGGGAAGCTTTCAGGGGGTTCGAGTAAAGAATTCAGTGCGGGAGCTCCTTACCCAGATGAGAAATAAGACAGGCCAGGAAATAGATGATTTCCAG AAATGCAGAAGCCAAGATCCTTACactg aACTAAAGAACATATTGAGCCAGAAACGGGCCAATGATTTCATATTGGATGCACCAGCTGCAAAGAAAGTCTGCATCTACCAGTCCAGTTCTTTCTTG ACCCCACCAAGTACTCCAAACCCTGGTGAAATCATGGATGatgccacaaaaaatgagatGAGTGGAGACTCGGCCTTAGACCTGCTGAGTTTAATAAACATAAAGAATGAGTCCCAGCCGGTGTCCTTAAACACCGTACGAGTAGACTGGAACATGCATACACAAGGACAGTATTATCAGCAAGCAGCTCAGAGCTTCTCGCCTCCTCAGGCGTTCAATGGCTCGTCTCCACAGCATACAAATGATCAGTACCAGATTGGAGTCCCTCAGAATGTTTCTCCACAGTGTGCTGGAGACTATAACACTTACACTCAGTCTGAAGATTATCAAGAGATCCTTTGTTCCAATGATGTCTTTAACAGTTGCTCCATAGACAGCTACCTGTCTCTTATTGAATCCACCCCTGCCGAGTCAGTCCTTCCAGGCTTCAGCTTGCCTGCAGATCCTCCTTGCAATCAGTTTTTAAATCCTAATGTCGCCCAGCCAACTCCAAATGTTTCCCCGCCAGCATCGTGCCATGTAGAGGTCAATCAGACAAGCCCATTTCAGGTTGGAAAATCATTCTTTCAGTGGCAGATAGAACAAGAAGAAAAGAAACTGGCAAATGTGTCTCCTGAGCAACTTCTCTCTAAAGATGCAGATGGTGATAC atACCTCCACATTGCAGTTGCACAAGGAAGACGAGCCCTGTCTTATGTCATTGCACAGAAGATGGCTTCCGTCCATATGTTAGATATAAAAGAACATAACAATCAG AGTGCCTTGCAAGTAGCTGTAGCTGCCGACCAACACCTGATTGTTCAAGACTTGGTCAGCCTTGGAGCACAAGTCAGCACTACAGATCACTGGGGACGTACACCGATCCATGTGTGTGCTGAAAAAGGATACTCTCAAGTGCTGCAG GCAATCCAAAAAAGCGCAGCAGCTATCAATCAGAACCTGGATGTGGACGTGACTAATTATGATG gTCTGACACCATTGCATTGTGCTGTAATTGCTCACAATGCTATTGTTCAGAGACTGCAGTTTGGTGCACCTGCAAGAGATGATCTACTGATGAAGAATAAGGCCATGGTCGACACAGTTAAGACTCTTCTTCAAATGGGAGCTTCAGTAGAATCAAGA GATCGAAAAAGTGGAAGAACGGCCCTCCACTTAGCTTGTGAAGAAGCGAACCTTGAACTGATGAGTCTTTTCTTGGAGTTGCCAAACAGTTTGCATTTCATTAATGCTAAG ACCTACAATGGAAACACGGCATTACATGTTGCAGCAAGCCTACAGAGTAGAAGAGCCCATGTAGGGGCTGTACGACTGCTGATGAGGAAGGGGGCTGACCCTAGTGCTAGGAACCTAGAGAATGAGCAACCTGTGCACCTTGTTCCGGATGGAGCAGTAGGCGAAGAG ATTAGACGGGTTCTGAAAGGAAAAGCAATGCAGCAACGTTCACCGTCGTATTAG